A single genomic interval of Acidobacteriota bacterium harbors:
- a CDS encoding Uma2 family endonuclease, whose translation MAIPAQRSLMTAEELFELQDDGYCYKLVDGDLVRKTPSGGEHGAVTACVSQVLREYVETHGGVCCGAETGFILRRTPDVVRAPDAAFVSHERVPEDGIPKSFWPFAPDLAVEVPSPNDRFSDVHLKIAEYFAAGTRLVWIVEPATRRVHVHLSPHDVQVVEEDGELIGDDVLPGFRCAVKRLFPV comes from the coding sequence ATGGCGATTCCAGCGCAGCGCTCGCTCATGACCGCCGAGGAGCTGTTCGAACTGCAGGACGATGGCTACTGTTACAAGCTGGTCGACGGGGACTTGGTCCGCAAGACTCCCTCGGGCGGCGAGCACGGCGCGGTGACGGCGTGCGTCAGCCAGGTGCTCCGGGAGTATGTCGAAACCCACGGTGGTGTCTGTTGCGGCGCCGAGACGGGGTTCATTCTGCGACGCACGCCGGACGTCGTCCGCGCGCCGGATGCCGCCTTCGTCTCGCACGAACGCGTCCCGGAGGACGGTATCCCGAAGTCGTTTTGGCCCTTCGCGCCCGATCTCGCCGTCGAAGTCCCGTCGCCCAACGATCGTTTCTCCGACGTGCACCTCAAGATCGCCGAGTACTTCGCGGCGGGAACGCGTCTTGTCTGGATAGTCGAGCCCGCCACGAGGCGTGTGCACGTGCATCTGTCACCGCACGATGTGCAGGTAGTCGAGGAGGATGGCGAGTTGATTGGCGACGATGTGCTGCCGGGATTCCGGTGCGCCGTGAAGCGGCTCTTTCCGGTGTGA